One genomic segment of Fundulus heteroclitus isolate FHET01 chromosome 10, MU-UCD_Fhet_4.1, whole genome shotgun sequence includes these proteins:
- the LOC110366393 gene encoding zinc finger protein OZF isoform X1 produces the protein MCISVFPVHQMSVTKNLPHGRSSSWDQQYPDALHIKKEEEELWINQEEEQINETEEKPRLSEPHQIKTEDNRLTEASTTCSIEQMETETDGEDCIGQELNKNLDPACSYQESNMKLHKRVPVHQMLVIREVPHDWSPSLDQQDLEPRHIKQEEEELRIKQEEEQLTVKIEDEEKPQLSELHHNKTDDNITETSTTWLVEQMETELDGGDSGGPEPDRNQYPECSSQESNMKVHKIGKGAEQYCIQTHTRLHTGEKPFACDYCGKSFHAKNFLKNHEKIHSSEKPFSCDVCGKRFHRKNGIKQHMRIHSAEKPFVCSVCNRRFSQEVFLKRHMDVHTGQKEFTCSFCTKGFSQQNVLLSHLRIHTGEKPFICSVCSKGFSLENVLKRHMLVHTGEKPFICSVCSKGFSRQENLKSHMRVHTGDRPFVCSICCKGFSRQGYLKKHMDVHTAPFSCNVCGKHFVKEIQLERHVRVHTQERPFGCDVCKTRFIQKCHLDNHMRVHSGEKPFVCSVCSKAFTQQDRLKRHIRVHTCEKPFVCNVCSKAFSQQGNLKTHMSVHEGCI, from the exons ATGTGTATTTCAGTGTTTCCAGTTCATCAGATGTCGGTGACAAAAAACCTGCCTCACGGCCGGAGCTCCAGTTGGGACCAGCAGTATCCAGACGCCCTCCATAtaaagaaggaggaggaggagctgtggaTCAATCAGGAGGAAGAGCAAATTAATGAGACTGAAGAGAAGCCTCGGTTATCAGAGCCTCATCAGATCAAAACTGAGGACAACAGATTAACAGAAGCTTCAACCACCTGTTCAATTGAACAAATGGAAACAGAAACTGATGGAGAGGACTGTATTGGACAGGAACTAAACAAAAACCTGGACCCAGCTTGTTCTTATCAAGAGAGCAACATGAAGCTTCACAAAAGAG TCCCAGTCCATCAGATGTTGGTGATTAGAGAGGTTCCTCATGATTGGAGCCCCAGTTTGGACCAGCAGGACCTAGAGCCCCGCCATATTaagcaggaagaggaggaactGCGGATCAAACAGGAGGAAGAGCAGCTTACTGTGAAGATTGAGGATGAAGAGAAACCTCAGTTATCAGAGCTTCATCACAACAAAACTGATGACAACATCACAGAAACTTCCACCACCTGGTTAGTTGAACAGATGGAAACAGAACTTGATGGAGGAGACAGtggaggaccagaaccagacaggAACCAATATCCAGAATGCTCTTCTCAAGAAAGTAACATGAAAGTTCACAAAATAGGTAAAGGAGCTGAACAATACTGTATTCAGACACATACGCGACTTCACACTGGAGAGAAACCGTTCGCATGTGATTATTGTGGTAAAAGCTTTCATGCAAAGAACTTTCTTAAGAATCACGAGAAGATCCATTCAAGTGAAAAACCTTTTTCATGTGATGTTTGTGGTAAAAGATTTCATAGAAAGAATGGTATTAAACAACACATGAGGATCCACAGTGCAGAAAAACCATTTGTTTGTAGTGTTTGCAACAGAAGATTTTCACAAGAAGTTTTTCTAAAGAGACACATGGATGTTCACACAGGACAGAAAGAGTTTACTTGTAGTTTTTGCACTAAAGGGTTTTCCCAACAAAATGTTCTATTAAGTCACCTGCGTattcacacaggagagaagccatTTATCTGTAGTGTTTGCAGTAAAGGATTTTCCCTAGAAAATGTACTAAAAAGACACATGCTTGTTCACACGGGCGAGAAACCATTTATTTGTAGTGTCTGTAGTAAAGGATTTTCACGACAAGAGAATCTAAAGAGTCACATGCGTGTTCACACTGGAGATAGACCATTTGTGTGTAGTATTTGTTGTAAAGGATTTTCACGACAGGGATAtctgaaaaaacacatggatgttCACACGGCACCATTTAGCTGTAATGTTTGTGGTAAACATTTTGTTAAGGAAATCCAGTTGGAGCGACACGTAAGAGTCCACACACAAGAGAGGCCGTTTGGTTGTGACGTCTGTAAAACCAGATTTATTCAGAAGTGTCACCTTGACAACCACATGAGAGTCCATTCAGGAGAGAAACCATTTGTTTGTAGTGTTTGCAGTAAAGCTTTTACTCAACAAGATCGTCTAAAGAGACACATACGTGTTCACACGTGTGAAAAACCGTTTGTTTGTAATGTTTGCAGTAAAGCATTTTCGCAACAAGGGAATCTGAAGACACACATGAGTGTTCACGAGGGGTGCATCTAA
- the LOC110366393 gene encoding zinc finger protein OZF isoform X2: protein MCISVFPVHQMSVTKNLPHGRSSSWDQQYPDALHIKKEEEELWINQEEEQINETEEKPRLSEPHQIKTEDNRLTEASTTCSIEQMETETDGEDCIGQELNKNLDPACSYQESNMKLHKRVHQMLVIREVPHDWSPSLDQQDLEPRHIKQEEEELRIKQEEEQLTVKIEDEEKPQLSELHHNKTDDNITETSTTWLVEQMETELDGGDSGGPEPDRNQYPECSSQESNMKVHKIGKGAEQYCIQTHTRLHTGEKPFACDYCGKSFHAKNFLKNHEKIHSSEKPFSCDVCGKRFHRKNGIKQHMRIHSAEKPFVCSVCNRRFSQEVFLKRHMDVHTGQKEFTCSFCTKGFSQQNVLLSHLRIHTGEKPFICSVCSKGFSLENVLKRHMLVHTGEKPFICSVCSKGFSRQENLKSHMRVHTGDRPFVCSICCKGFSRQGYLKKHMDVHTAPFSCNVCGKHFVKEIQLERHVRVHTQERPFGCDVCKTRFIQKCHLDNHMRVHSGEKPFVCSVCSKAFTQQDRLKRHIRVHTCEKPFVCNVCSKAFSQQGNLKTHMSVHEGCI from the exons ATGTGTATTTCAGTGTTTCCAGTTCATCAGATGTCGGTGACAAAAAACCTGCCTCACGGCCGGAGCTCCAGTTGGGACCAGCAGTATCCAGACGCCCTCCATAtaaagaaggaggaggaggagctgtggaTCAATCAGGAGGAAGAGCAAATTAATGAGACTGAAGAGAAGCCTCGGTTATCAGAGCCTCATCAGATCAAAACTGAGGACAACAGATTAACAGAAGCTTCAACCACCTGTTCAATTGAACAAATGGAAACAGAAACTGATGGAGAGGACTGTATTGGACAGGAACTAAACAAAAACCTGGACCCAGCTTGTTCTTATCAAGAGAGCAACATGAAGCTTCACAAAAGAG TCCATCAGATGTTGGTGATTAGAGAGGTTCCTCATGATTGGAGCCCCAGTTTGGACCAGCAGGACCTAGAGCCCCGCCATATTaagcaggaagaggaggaactGCGGATCAAACAGGAGGAAGAGCAGCTTACTGTGAAGATTGAGGATGAAGAGAAACCTCAGTTATCAGAGCTTCATCACAACAAAACTGATGACAACATCACAGAAACTTCCACCACCTGGTTAGTTGAACAGATGGAAACAGAACTTGATGGAGGAGACAGtggaggaccagaaccagacaggAACCAATATCCAGAATGCTCTTCTCAAGAAAGTAACATGAAAGTTCACAAAATAGGTAAAGGAGCTGAACAATACTGTATTCAGACACATACGCGACTTCACACTGGAGAGAAACCGTTCGCATGTGATTATTGTGGTAAAAGCTTTCATGCAAAGAACTTTCTTAAGAATCACGAGAAGATCCATTCAAGTGAAAAACCTTTTTCATGTGATGTTTGTGGTAAAAGATTTCATAGAAAGAATGGTATTAAACAACACATGAGGATCCACAGTGCAGAAAAACCATTTGTTTGTAGTGTTTGCAACAGAAGATTTTCACAAGAAGTTTTTCTAAAGAGACACATGGATGTTCACACAGGACAGAAAGAGTTTACTTGTAGTTTTTGCACTAAAGGGTTTTCCCAACAAAATGTTCTATTAAGTCACCTGCGTattcacacaggagagaagccatTTATCTGTAGTGTTTGCAGTAAAGGATTTTCCCTAGAAAATGTACTAAAAAGACACATGCTTGTTCACACGGGCGAGAAACCATTTATTTGTAGTGTCTGTAGTAAAGGATTTTCACGACAAGAGAATCTAAAGAGTCACATGCGTGTTCACACTGGAGATAGACCATTTGTGTGTAGTATTTGTTGTAAAGGATTTTCACGACAGGGATAtctgaaaaaacacatggatgttCACACGGCACCATTTAGCTGTAATGTTTGTGGTAAACATTTTGTTAAGGAAATCCAGTTGGAGCGACACGTAAGAGTCCACACACAAGAGAGGCCGTTTGGTTGTGACGTCTGTAAAACCAGATTTATTCAGAAGTGTCACCTTGACAACCACATGAGAGTCCATTCAGGAGAGAAACCATTTGTTTGTAGTGTTTGCAGTAAAGCTTTTACTCAACAAGATCGTCTAAAGAGACACATACGTGTTCACACGTGTGAAAAACCGTTTGTTTGTAATGTTTGCAGTAAAGCATTTTCGCAACAAGGGAATCTGAAGACACACATGAGTGTTCACGAGGGGTGCATCTAA
- the LOC105939464 gene encoding zinc finger protein 157 isoform X1: protein MESQDSKTQSSFIEFVKKETQVIPGQQLLVVKEEVRHDWSCSLYPHDSKPPHMKEEVKLNVKNEKEKPEFPVCSHIKPEDKKREPPTCSLAEQMETEPGEEDCGKPEPGRNPSPICSFQESEVTIHQTDQQLLGMKREAPRDLTSDLNQKDPQAPHIKEEDEELWIGEEGEQLLVKIVDDEKLSSLSENYRMKPEESRETSAPSKNSAVQIKKEPDGDCGKPTPRRNPRPNTRIQSKNNENASDSSDTEVSGEDDNCVSRRSVDKSSGSSVKKKRSRKKQSSDTQTGVKAEKKSFACEDCGKTFPYQCHLKSHMRLHTGEKPFACADCGKTFYQQYQLNCHMTVHTGEKPFSCDFCGKTFPYQCHLKSHLRLHTGERPFACGNCGKAFTELKDLKRHMRCHTGEKPFQCEVCSKKFSLKGALKRHMMIHNGEKPFACTDCDRHFRFNADLQAHMLTHLGIKPFACAYCNAKFTRKGSLLLHVRHHTGENLLTCDICEEKFVRKCDLDNHMPVHSRAQRVPSGNENFVCDECGKRFVEKSRLTRHMITHTGEKPFSCDVCCARFSRQEHVKRHKMTRHSMIRSSEETKNYTGTQEETQNYTESQEETQNYSGTHEEAQSYTRMCEETKNDAEVQEETQNYTPQYMNI from the exons ATGGAAAGCCAGGACTCCAAAACGCAATCTAGCTTTATTGAATTTGTAAAGAAAGAAACTCAAG TGATTCCTGGGCAGCAGCTGTTGGTGGTTAAAGAAGAGGTTCGCCATGACTGGAGCTGTAGTCTGTATCCGCACGACTCAAAGCCACCCCACATGAAGGAGGAAGTGaagcttaatgtgaaaaatgaaaaagagaaacccGAGTTCCCAGTGTGCAGTCACATCAAACCCGAAGACAAGAAAAGAGAACCTCCAACGTGCAGCTTAGCTGAACAGATGGAAACAGAACCTGGTGAAGAGGACTGTGgaaaaccagaaccaggcagGAACCCCAGTCCTATATGTTCTTTTCAAGAGAGTGAGGTGACAATCCACCAAacag ATCAGCAGCTGTTGGGGATGAAACGAGAGGCTCCCCGTGACTTGACCTCTGATTTGAATCAGAAGGATCCACAGGCCCCCCACATAaaggaagaagatgaagaactGTGGATCGGTGAGGAGGGAGAGCAACTTCTTGTGAAGATTGTAGATGATGAGAAACTTAGTTCATTATCAGAAAATTATCGTATGAAACCTgaagagagcagagagacaaGTGCTCCAAGTAAGAACTCAGctgtacagataaaaaaagaacctGATGGAGACTGTGGAAAACCAACACCGAGGAGGAATCCTCGTCCAAATACACGTATACAGTCaaagaataatgaaaatgccTCTGACTCTTCTGATACTGAAGTCAGTGGTGAAGATGACAATTGTGTGTCACGTCGCTCAGTAGATAAGTCTTCTGGCTCTTCAGTTAAGAAGAAACGTTCTagaaaaaagcaaagctctgaCACTCAAACTGGAGTCAAAGCTGAGAAGAAATCATTTGCCTGTGAGGATTGTGGTAAAACATTTCCCTATCAGTGTCATCTCAAATCGCACATGAGACTCCATACTGGGGAGAAACCATTTGCATGTGCTGATTGTGGTAAAACTTTTTATCAGCAGTATCAACTTAATTGTCATATGACAgtgcacacaggagagaaaccatttTCTTGTGATTTTTGTGGTAAAACGTTTCCCTATCAGTGCCATCTCAAATCTCATTTGAGACTCCATACTGGAGAGAGACCGTTCGCCTGTGGTAATTGTGGTAAAGCATTTACAGAGCTGAAGGATCTTAAACGGCACATGAGAtgccacacaggagagaaaccgtTTCAATGTGAGGTGTGCTCCAAAAAATTTAGCCTGAAGGGAGCTTTAAAGCGACACATGATGATCCATAATGGAGAAAAACCATTTGCATGCACAGATTGTGACAGACACTTCAGATTTAATGCTGATCTACAAGCACACATGTTAACCCATTTAGGAATAAAACCATTTGCCTGCGCTTATTGTAATGCAAAATTTACTCGAAAAGGAAGTCTTCTTCTGCATGTTCGGCACCATACTGGGGAGAATCTGCTAACCTGTGATATTTGTGAAGAGAAATTTGTCCGAAAATGTGATCTTGACAATCATATGCCAGTTCACTCAAGAGCACAGAGGGTTCCATCTGGAAATGAGAATTTTGTCTGCGACGAATGTGGGAAAAGGTTTGTTGAGAAGTCACGTCTAACAAGACACATGATTACTCACACAGGAGAAAAACCATTTAGTTGTGATGTTTGTTGTGCAAGGTTTTCACGACAGGAACACGTGAAGAGGCACAAAATGACACGCCACAGTATGATCAGGTCAagtgaagaaacaaaaaattacACAGGAACGCAAGAAGAGACACAAAATTACACAGAATCGCAAGAAGAGACGCAAAATTACTCAGGAACACATGAAGAAGCACAAAGTTACACAAGAATGTGTGAAGAGACAAAAAATGATGCAGAAGTACAAGAAGAGACTCAAAATTACACCCCACAATACATGAACATATGA
- the LOC105939464 gene encoding uncharacterized protein LOC105939464 isoform X2, with protein sequence MESQDSKTQSSFIEFVKKETQVIPGQQLLVVKEEVRHDWSCSLYPHDSKPPHMKEEVKLNVKNEKEKPEFPVCSHIKPEDKKREPPTCSLAEQMETEPGEEDCGKPEPGRNPSPICSFQESEVTIHQTDQQLLGMKREAPRDLTSDLNQKDPQAPHIKEEDEELWIDARRMS encoded by the exons ATGGAAAGCCAGGACTCCAAAACGCAATCTAGCTTTATTGAATTTGTAAAGAAAGAAACTCAAG TGATTCCTGGGCAGCAGCTGTTGGTGGTTAAAGAAGAGGTTCGCCATGACTGGAGCTGTAGTCTGTATCCGCACGACTCAAAGCCACCCCACATGAAGGAGGAAGTGaagcttaatgtgaaaaatgaaaaagagaaacccGAGTTCCCAGTGTGCAGTCACATCAAACCCGAAGACAAGAAAAGAGAACCTCCAACGTGCAGCTTAGCTGAACAGATGGAAACAGAACCTGGTGAAGAGGACTGTGgaaaaccagaaccaggcagGAACCCCAGTCCTATATGTTCTTTTCAAGAGAGTGAGGTGACAATCCACCAAacag ATCAGCAGCTGTTGGGGATGAAACGAGAGGCTCCCCGTGACTTGACCTCTGATTTGAATCAGAAGGATCCACAGGCCCCCCACATAaaggaagaagatgaagaactGTGGATCG ATGCTAGAAGAATGAGCTGA
- the LOC105939470 gene encoding gastrula zinc finger protein XlCGF57.1, with product MLVIKEEVPNDCSSILDPEALCQKEEEGELWIKQEGELLTVKIEDEEKPQISELHHIKPEDNRATEAQTSCSASQIKPDPDGVEGGGPELDRNPGPVCSSEESKKAVQKKSKISKRRSKHTADIEVSVGEKPFGCNICGKRLRHKTHVKLHMMIHSGKRDHKTDICALKEKRSPQTRKRVRTGDKSFACDDCGRKFHAKKLFQQHLKVHSEEKPFSCDVCGTKFKRKETLKNHTRIHTAEKPFVCSVCSKGFSQQIHLKCHMRVHTGEKPFTCSFCSKGFALQENLKRHIRVHTGEKMFVCSFCSKGFSLQQNLKSHMHVHTGEKPFICSLCSKGFYQHGVLKRHMRVHTGEKPFVCSVCSKGFSLQENLKRHMHVHTAEKLFICSICSKAFSQQDTLKRHMCVHTGEKPFICSVCNKGFSQHHHLKKHMDVHTAPFSCSDCGKHFVKEIQLERHVRVHTQERPFGCDVCKSRFIQKCHLDNHMRVHSGEKPFVCSVCTKAFSQQDRLKRHMRVHTCEKPFVCNVCSKAFSQQGNLKRHMSVHDGCI from the coding sequence ATGTTGGTGATTAAAGAAGAGGTTCCCAATGACTGCAGTTCCATCTTGGATCCTGAAGCACTTtgccaaaaggaggaagaagGGGAACTCTGGATCAAACAGGAGGGAGAGCTGTTAACTGTGAAGATTGAAGATGAGGAGAAACCTCAGATATCAGAGCTTCACCACATCAAACCTGAAGACAACAGAGCTACAGAAGCTCAAACCAGCTGTTCAGCTTCACAGATAAAACCAGACCCTGATGGAGTGGAGGGTGGAGGACCAGAACTAGACAGAAACCCGGGTCCAGTATGTTCCTCTGAAGAAAGTAAGAAGGCagttcagaaaaaaagtaaGATATCAAAACGGCGTTCCAAACACACAGCTGATATTGAAGTTAGTGTGGGGGAGAAGCCATTTGGTTGCAATATTTGCGGCAAAAGACTCAGACATAAGACTCATGTTAAATTACACATGATGATTCACAGTGGAAAGAGGGACCATAAAACTgatatttgtgcacttaaagAAAAGCGTTCTCCCCAGACACGCAAGAGAGTCCGCACTGGAGATAAATCATTTGCCTGTGACGATTGTGGTAGAAAGTTTCATGCAAAGAAATTGTTTCAGCAGCATCTAAAGGTCCATTCAGAAGAGAAACCATTTTCTTGTGATGTCTGTGGTACAAAATTTAAACGAAAAGAAACGCTTAAAAATCACACAAGAATTCACACTGCAGAGAAACCATTTGTTTGTAGTGTTTGCAGTAAAGGATTTTCACAACAGATTCATCTAAAGTGTCACATGCGcgttcacacaggagagaaaccatttACTTGTAGCTTTTGCAGCAAAGGATTTGCCCTACAAGAGAATCTAAAGAGACACATCCGtgtccacacaggagagaaaatgtttgtttgtagtTTTTGTAGTAAAGGGTTTTCGCTACAACAAAATTTAAAGAGTCACATGCATGTTCACACTGGAGAGAAGCCATTTATCTGCAGTCTCTGTAGTAAAGGATTTTATCAACATGGAGTGCTGAAGAGACACATGCGTGttcatacaggagagaaaccgtTTGTTTGTAGTGTTTGCAGTAAAGGATTTTCACTACAAGAGAATCTAAAGAGACACATGcatgttcacactgcagagaAGCTATTTATCTGTAGTATTTGTAGTAAAGCGTTTTCACAACAGGATACTTTAAAGAGGCACATGTGtgttcacacaggagagaaaccatttATTTGTAGTGTTTGCAATAAAGGGTTTTCACAACACCATCAtctgaaaaaacacatggacGTTCACACCGCACCATTTAGCTGCAGTGATTGTGGTAAACATTTTGTGAAGGAAATCCAGTTAGAGCGACATGTAAGAGTCCACACACAAGAGAGACCATTTGGTTGTGACGTCTGTAAAAGCAGATTTATTCAGAAGTGTCACCTTGACAACCACATGAGAGTTCATTCAGGGGAGAAACCGTTTGTTTGCAGCGTTTGCACTAAAGCCTTTTCTCAACAAGACCGTCTAAAGAGACACATGCGTGTTCACACGTGTGAAAAACCGTTTGTTTGTAATGTTTGCAGTAAAGCATTTTCACAACAAGGGAATCTGAAGAGACACATGAGTGTTCACGATGGCTGCATCTAA